From one Streptomyces sp. N50 genomic stretch:
- a CDS encoding asparagine synthase-related protein → MRWLVGWSSTAAGAAAIGSAGATGLDGETVHPVGSQLLWGDPDPLWAVGDWRPDEVRVVKVDAETRIAVLGTCGASDEELRLSLFSARGGALRHLTAWSGSYTAVVKVGRRTMVCGDLAGAKPVFYTPWAGGTAYSTAALPLADLIEANLDFGHLAALLAAPDVPAALHDSTPYDGVRRIPPGHALVLRAGAREIAGYEPVASLAVAAAAVDPDSAVDAVRDALVDAVRARLSAPRHVPDIDPGPVPGMGPAERRAARGMPVPGIGADLSGGPASGTLALLAAGLPGAPGTVLGHGTGAGERLLAVTFNDLAVPGRESEVERAGTLAANPRLHHVVVTGAEDVLPYAELDGPLTDEPGPSLIVAARHRARLAAGSADHFTGYGARQVLDAHPARLADLLMDRKRRHLVRPVAALAKADGSVMVPGRVYGAARRLARTPYGAGLEVLADRLMNQRFEEPGGAVGASLAALTWARPGPAARWLTGEALAEVSVRLQSAPSRQGSGPGQRPGDFRARAALARHANDLRVLEQAAEIRSQRLHTPFLDNQVVRACRSLPEALRVQPGARAAILRTVLEGAGVGDLPPGWGAPSHASAAAAARKGLRVAADPLMDLFATPLLAQAGLVEARVVRKALRAAAQGEPLPLDGLADLVSLELWLGRLLARRGTCWTGTPARARAVPEGIRPQRGALASGA, encoded by the coding sequence ATGCGGTGGTTGGTGGGATGGAGCAGTACCGCCGCTGGAGCCGCCGCGATCGGTTCCGCGGGGGCGACCGGACTCGACGGTGAGACGGTCCACCCGGTGGGGTCCCAACTCCTGTGGGGCGACCCGGATCCGCTGTGGGCGGTCGGCGACTGGCGGCCCGACGAGGTACGGGTCGTGAAGGTCGACGCGGAGACGCGGATCGCGGTCCTCGGTACGTGCGGTGCCTCCGACGAGGAGCTGCGGCTCAGCCTGTTCTCCGCGCGCGGAGGGGCACTTCGGCATCTGACGGCCTGGTCGGGCAGTTACACGGCGGTCGTCAAGGTCGGCCGCCGCACCATGGTCTGCGGTGATCTCGCGGGCGCCAAGCCGGTGTTCTACACCCCCTGGGCCGGCGGTACGGCGTACTCCACGGCCGCGCTCCCGCTCGCCGACCTCATCGAGGCCAACCTCGACTTCGGCCACCTCGCCGCGCTGCTCGCCGCCCCGGACGTGCCCGCCGCACTGCACGACTCGACGCCCTACGACGGCGTACGGCGCATTCCGCCGGGGCATGCGCTGGTGCTGCGCGCCGGGGCGCGTGAGATCGCCGGGTACGAGCCGGTCGCCTCCCTCGCGGTCGCGGCGGCCGCCGTCGACCCGGACAGCGCGGTGGACGCCGTACGGGACGCGCTGGTCGACGCCGTGCGTGCGCGCCTCTCCGCGCCCCGGCACGTCCCCGACATAGACCCGGGGCCCGTCCCCGGCATGGGTCCCGCAGAACGGCGTGCCGCGCGCGGGATGCCCGTTCCCGGGATCGGGGCCGACCTCTCCGGGGGGCCCGCCTCCGGGACGCTGGCCCTGCTCGCCGCCGGGCTGCCGGGGGCTCCGGGCACGGTCCTGGGGCACGGCACCGGCGCGGGCGAGCGGCTCCTCGCCGTCACGTTCAACGATCTCGCCGTCCCCGGCCGCGAGTCCGAGGTGGAGCGCGCGGGCACCCTCGCGGCCAACCCCCGGCTGCACCACGTGGTGGTCACCGGCGCCGAGGACGTCCTGCCGTACGCCGAACTCGACGGCCCCCTCACCGACGAACCCGGCCCCTCCCTGATCGTCGCCGCCCGCCACCGCGCCCGGCTCGCCGCGGGCAGCGCCGACCACTTCACCGGGTACGGCGCCCGCCAGGTCCTGGACGCCCACCCGGCCCGCCTCGCCGACCTCCTGATGGACCGCAAACGGCGCCATCTGGTGCGCCCGGTGGCCGCGTTGGCGAAGGCGGACGGTTCGGTGATGGTCCCGGGGCGCGTCTACGGCGCGGCCCGCCGCCTCGCCCGCACGCCCTACGGCGCTGGTCTCGAGGTCCTCGCCGACCGGTTGATGAACCAGCGCTTCGAGGAACCCGGAGGCGCCGTCGGTGCCTCCCTCGCCGCGCTCACCTGGGCCAGACCGGGGCCCGCCGCGCGCTGGCTGACCGGTGAGGCCCTGGCTGAAGTATCGGTTCGCCTGCAGAGCGCGCCCAGCCGTCAGGGCAGCGGCCCGGGCCAGCGCCCCGGAGACTTCCGCGCGCGTGCCGCCCTCGCCCGCCATGCCAACGACCTCCGCGTCCTGGAACAGGCCGCCGAGATCCGCTCCCAGCGCCTGCACACCCCCTTCCTCGACAACCAGGTGGTCCGCGCCTGCCGTTCCCTCCCCGAGGCGCTACGGGTCCAGCCGGGCGCCCGCGCGGCCATCCTGCGCACGGTCCTGGAGGGCGCCGGCGTCGGCGACCTCCCGCCCGGCTGGGGCGCCCCCTCCCACGCCTCGGCGGCGGCCGCGGCCCGTAAGGGTCTACGGGTCGCGGCGGACCCCCTGATGGACCTCTTCGCCACGCCGCTGCTCGCGCAGGCGGGTCTGGTGGAGGCCCGCGTGGTCCGCAAGGCGCTGCGCGCGGCGGCCCAGGGCGAGCCGCTGCCGCTGGACGGCCTCGCGGACCTGGTCTCCCTTGAGCTGTGGTTGGGGCGGCTGTTGGCCCGCCGGGGCACCTGCTGGACGGGAACACCGGCACGCGCGCGTGCGGTCCCGGAGGGGATCCGGCCGCAGCGGGGGGCGTTGGCTTCGGGGGCGTGA
- the lhgO gene encoding L-2-hydroxyglutarate oxidase — protein sequence MVGYDCDVLVVGGGIVGLSTAYAITRAAPGTSVTVLEKEAGPARHQTGRNSGVIHSGIYYRPGSLKARYAVRGAAEMVKFCAEYGVPHALTGKLIVATERAELPRLHALVQRGRENGIPVRELGAAQIAEYEPEVRGLAAIHVGTTGICDYTAVAQHLADASGAEIRYGARVAHIDRRPERGVAVRTVTATGGDVVRARVLVNCAGLHCDEVARLTGDDPEMRIVPFRGEYYTLTRPELVRGLVYPVPDPAFPFLGVHLTRGIDGSVHLGPNAVPALAREGYDWGVVRPREVAATAAWPGAWHMARQHWRYGVGELRRSISKTAFTTAVQRLLPAVTPADLTPSAAGVRAQAVLRDGTLVDDFLIKEGPRAVHVLNAPSPAATASLPIGREVARRALAVLHQDRRPLHTPDRATP from the coding sequence GTGGTGGGGTACGACTGTGACGTGCTGGTGGTTGGTGGTGGGATTGTCGGGCTGTCGACGGCGTACGCCATCACTCGTGCCGCGCCGGGCACGAGCGTGACGGTGCTGGAGAAAGAAGCGGGCCCGGCCCGGCACCAGACGGGGCGCAACAGCGGGGTGATCCACAGCGGGATCTACTACAGACCCGGTTCCCTGAAGGCGCGGTACGCGGTGCGCGGGGCCGCCGAGATGGTCAAGTTCTGTGCGGAGTACGGCGTTCCGCATGCCCTCACCGGGAAACTGATCGTCGCCACGGAGCGGGCGGAGCTGCCCCGGCTGCACGCGCTCGTGCAGCGCGGCCGGGAGAACGGCATTCCGGTGCGGGAGCTGGGCGCCGCCCAGATCGCCGAGTACGAACCGGAGGTGCGCGGCCTGGCCGCCATACACGTCGGGACGACCGGGATCTGCGACTACACCGCGGTCGCCCAGCACCTGGCGGACGCGTCCGGCGCCGAGATCCGCTACGGCGCGCGGGTCGCCCACATCGACCGGCGCCCCGAGCGCGGGGTCGCCGTCCGTACGGTGACCGCGACCGGCGGTGACGTGGTCCGCGCCCGCGTCCTGGTGAACTGCGCGGGCCTGCACTGCGACGAGGTGGCCCGCCTCACCGGCGACGACCCGGAGATGCGGATCGTGCCGTTCCGGGGCGAGTACTACACCCTCACCCGCCCCGAACTGGTCCGGGGCCTGGTCTACCCGGTCCCCGACCCCGCCTTCCCGTTCCTCGGCGTCCACCTCACGCGCGGCATCGACGGCAGCGTCCACCTCGGCCCGAACGCGGTCCCGGCCCTGGCCCGCGAGGGCTACGACTGGGGCGTCGTACGCCCCCGGGAAGTCGCGGCGACGGCGGCTTGGCCCGGCGCCTGGCACATGGCCCGACAGCACTGGCGCTACGGGGTGGGGGAACTCCGCCGGTCCATCTCCAAGACCGCGTTCACCACAGCCGTACAACGCCTCCTCCCCGCGGTGACCCCAGCCGACCTGACCCCTTCGGCAGCGGGCGTCCGCGCCCAGGCCGTCCTCCGCGACGGCACCCTGGTGGACGACTTCCTGATCAAGGAGGGCCCGCGCGCCGTGCATGTACTGAACGCCCCGAGCCCAGCGGCAACAGCCTCCCTACCGATCGGCAGAGAGGTGGCCCGCCGAGCGCTGGCTGTACTGCACCAAGACCGCCGCCCACTCCACACCCCGGACAGGGCAACCCCTTAA
- the trmB gene encoding tRNA (guanosine(46)-N7)-methyltransferase TrmB, whose translation MSESPNTPATPTEPAQPSQRTRPKGEPRFPGGPTPDPAGSHHERRIRSFQPRRSRVTTGQADSLERLWPKWGLDIDGERTLDLPELFGNENPVVLEIGFGMGEATAQMAADAPATNILAADVHTPGQGNLLGLADHHGLSNIRVANGDAIILLREMLAPDALDGLRVYFPDPWPKKRHHKRRLIQPEFLTLAATRLKPGATVHCATDWEPYAEQMLEVLDAHPDFENSQPDGGFAPRPEFRPLTRFEGQGLDKGHVVNDLLFRRVPHDDQH comes from the coding sequence GTGTCTGAGTCCCCCAACACCCCCGCCACCCCCACCGAGCCCGCGCAGCCCTCGCAGCGAACCCGGCCCAAGGGCGAACCCCGTTTCCCCGGCGGCCCGACGCCCGACCCCGCCGGCTCCCACCACGAACGCCGCATCCGCAGCTTCCAGCCCCGCAGAAGCCGGGTGACAACCGGCCAAGCAGACTCCCTGGAACGCCTGTGGCCCAAGTGGGGCCTGGACATCGACGGCGAACGCACCCTCGACCTCCCCGAGCTGTTCGGGAACGAGAACCCCGTCGTTCTGGAGATCGGCTTCGGCATGGGCGAGGCCACCGCGCAGATGGCCGCCGACGCCCCCGCGACGAACATCCTCGCCGCCGACGTCCACACCCCGGGCCAGGGCAACCTCCTCGGCCTCGCCGACCACCACGGCCTGTCCAACATCCGGGTCGCGAACGGCGACGCGATCATCCTGCTCCGCGAGATGCTCGCCCCGGACGCGCTCGACGGACTGCGCGTGTACTTCCCGGACCCCTGGCCCAAGAAGCGGCACCACAAGCGCCGCCTGATCCAGCCGGAGTTCCTCACCCTCGCCGCGACCCGCCTCAAGCCAGGGGCAACCGTGCACTGCGCGACGGACTGGGAGCCGTACGCGGAGCAGATGCTCGAAGTCCTGGACGCGCACCCGGACTTCGAGAACAGCCAACCCGACGGCGGTTTCGCGCCCCGTCCGGAGTTCCGGCCGCTGACCCGTTTCGAGGGCCAGGGACTGGACAAGGGACATGTCGTGAACGATCTGCTCTTCCGTCGCGTACCCCACGACGACCAGCACTGA
- a CDS encoding PrsW family intramembrane metalloprotease, whose amino-acid sequence MATFPLHPPHPGHPAGGVPGHGPRVRWWQRNWVRHGALIALLTLSGLVILALVRQQTGTEGFLVGLGLAVLPVPLLVAAFRWLDRVDPGPWRNLLFSFAWGACAAALIAIVANSFATRWIATTTADPTSADTLGATVIAPIVEESAKAAAVLLVFLFRRRDFTGIVDGVVIAGVTATGFAFTENILYLGTAFSTDQLTGDRGFTSVTAATFFVRIVMSPFAHPLFTVLTGIGFGIAALSPDRHHIRRVLVPLTGLLLAMGMHAVWNGSSTFGQYGFFEVYGIFMVPMFGLLTWLAVWTRQRELRSVREELPAYVYAGWLIPAEPFVLGSMKARRLAREYARHHLGRQAARSVAQYEAYATSLAFLRHRAGRGRAGADFVVRERELLHELWLRREVARPALDYAARRTAPPVPVVVPPWPPVYGSYGTPLYNPYRS is encoded by the coding sequence GTGGCCACGTTTCCGCTTCACCCCCCACACCCCGGCCACCCCGCCGGTGGTGTGCCCGGGCACGGGCCGCGGGTGCGCTGGTGGCAGCGGAACTGGGTCCGCCACGGCGCGCTGATCGCCCTGCTGACGCTCTCCGGGCTGGTCATCCTCGCGCTGGTCCGCCAACAGACCGGTACGGAAGGGTTCTTGGTGGGTCTCGGGCTCGCCGTACTACCCGTACCCCTCCTCGTCGCCGCCTTCCGCTGGCTGGACCGCGTCGACCCCGGCCCCTGGCGGAACCTGCTCTTCTCCTTCGCGTGGGGCGCCTGCGCCGCGGCCCTCATAGCGATCGTCGCCAACAGCTTCGCGACGAGATGGATAGCGACCACGACCGCGGACCCCACCAGCGCGGACACCCTCGGCGCCACCGTCATAGCCCCGATCGTCGAGGAGTCGGCGAAGGCCGCGGCCGTACTCCTCGTCTTCCTGTTCCGCAGACGGGACTTCACCGGGATCGTCGACGGGGTGGTGATAGCCGGGGTCACCGCCACCGGCTTCGCGTTCACCGAGAACATCCTCTACCTCGGCACCGCCTTCAGCACCGACCAGCTCACCGGCGACCGCGGCTTCACCTCCGTCACCGCGGCGACCTTCTTCGTGCGCATCGTCATGTCCCCCTTCGCGCACCCCCTGTTCACCGTGCTCACCGGCATCGGCTTCGGCATCGCCGCCCTCTCCCCCGACCGGCACCACATCCGCCGCGTCCTGGTCCCGCTGACCGGCCTCCTCCTCGCGATGGGCATGCACGCGGTCTGGAACGGCTCCTCGACCTTCGGCCAGTACGGCTTCTTCGAGGTCTACGGCATCTTCATGGTCCCCATGTTCGGCCTGCTGACCTGGCTCGCGGTCTGGACCCGGCAACGCGAACTGCGCAGTGTGCGCGAGGAGTTGCCCGCCTATGTCTACGCGGGCTGGCTGATCCCGGCCGAACCGTTCGTGCTCGGCTCGATGAAGGCGCGGCGCCTGGCCCGCGAGTACGCCCGCCACCACCTCGGCAGGCAGGCGGCCCGCTCGGTCGCCCAGTACGAGGCGTACGCGACCTCCCTGGCGTTCCTCCGGCACCGGGCCGGGCGGGGCCGCGCCGGCGCCGATTTCGTCGTACGGGAAAGGGAGTTGCTGCACGAGCTGTGGCTGCGCCGGGAGGTGGCGCGGCCCGCGCTGGACTACGCGGCGCGGCGGACGGCACCGCCGGTACCGGTGGTGGTGCCGCCGTGGCCGCCGGTGTACGGGTCGTACGGGACGCCCCTGTACAACCCGTACCGCTCCTGA
- a CDS encoding aldo/keto reductase, whose product MTSLRKLGRSDLEIFPLNLGGNVFGWTADEAASFAVLDAYTAAGGNFVDTADSYTAWIEGNKGGESETVIGKWLKARGNRSDVVIATKVSQHPDYPGLSAANIKAAADASLRRLGTDYIDLYYPHFDKEDVPVEEIVGTLDELVKAGKVRHIAASNISPERLQAALDFSDREGLARYVAIQPHYNLVSRDTYEGELRDVAERGGLSALPYFSLAAGFLTGKYRPGTTVDSPRAGRAAQYLASERGQSVLTALDEVAQAHDAPVATVALAWLAAQPTVAAPIASARTVEQLPALLGVAELELTEAEIARLTQASA is encoded by the coding sequence ATGACTTCTCTTCGCAAGCTGGGCCGGTCAGACCTTGAGATCTTCCCGCTGAACCTCGGCGGCAACGTGTTCGGCTGGACCGCCGACGAGGCGGCCTCCTTCGCAGTGCTCGACGCCTACACGGCCGCCGGGGGCAACTTCGTCGACACCGCCGACTCGTACACGGCGTGGATCGAGGGCAACAAGGGCGGTGAGTCCGAGACCGTCATCGGCAAGTGGCTCAAGGCCCGCGGCAATCGCTCCGACGTCGTCATCGCCACCAAGGTCAGCCAGCACCCCGACTACCCCGGCCTGTCCGCCGCCAACATCAAGGCCGCGGCCGACGCCTCGCTGCGCCGCCTGGGCACCGACTACATCGACCTGTACTACCCGCACTTCGACAAGGAGGACGTGCCGGTCGAGGAGATCGTCGGCACGCTCGACGAACTGGTGAAGGCGGGCAAGGTGCGGCACATCGCCGCCTCCAACATCTCGCCCGAGCGCCTCCAGGCGGCCCTGGACTTCTCCGACCGCGAGGGCCTGGCGCGCTATGTCGCCATCCAGCCCCACTACAACCTCGTCTCCCGCGACACCTACGAGGGCGAGCTGCGGGACGTCGCCGAACGCGGCGGACTGTCGGCCCTCCCGTACTTCTCGCTGGCGGCCGGCTTCCTCACCGGCAAGTACCGCCCCGGTACGACGGTCGACAGCCCGCGCGCCGGGCGTGCGGCCCAGTACCTCGCATCGGAGCGCGGCCAGAGCGTCCTCACCGCCCTCGACGAGGTCGCCCAGGCCCACGACGCCCCGGTCGCCACGGTGGCCCTCGCCTGGCTCGCCGCCCAGCCCACGGTCGCGGCCCCGATCGCCTCGGCCCGGACGGTGGAGCAACTCCCCGCACTGCTGGGCGTGGCGGAACTGGAGCTGACGGAGGCGGAGATCGCGCGCCTCACGCAGGCGTCGGCCTAA
- a CDS encoding M23 family metallopeptidase yields MASNQAAPEAPVVYGGYRPDEGPWEEWNPSAESVAPNRGKHRVAKQRGGGGFARSSTVLGVGVIAAVSAGGMASANTGKPPVSISLPDLPSVGHLLDDSSSSTPKGSATALSSVGVSTTETAKGASDAGELLRNRIMAQAESQQVQVDGKSKAAVEAAVAKQVDDAAAKAERDAAKKAADAKKAAEAAAAKKAEAAKLAALAKQYTLPVGSYTITGTFGQAGSMWSSGYHTGLDFAAPTGTLIKAIHSGTVTEAGWAGSYGYRTILTLDDGTELWFCHQSSINVSVGQKVSTGEVIGRVGATGNVTGPHLHLEVHINGAATASDPAPWLRSKGLNP; encoded by the coding sequence GTGGCGTCCAACCAGGCTGCCCCAGAAGCCCCTGTCGTCTACGGCGGTTACCGCCCCGACGAGGGCCCCTGGGAGGAGTGGAATCCCAGCGCGGAGTCCGTTGCTCCCAACCGCGGCAAGCACCGTGTCGCCAAGCAGCGTGGTGGCGGGGGATTCGCCCGCAGCTCCACCGTCCTGGGCGTCGGTGTCATAGCCGCCGTCAGCGCGGGCGGCATGGCCAGCGCGAACACCGGCAAGCCGCCGGTCTCGATCTCCCTACCCGATCTGCCCTCGGTGGGCCATCTGCTGGACGACTCGTCCAGTAGTACCCCCAAGGGTTCCGCGACCGCGCTCAGCAGTGTCGGCGTCTCCACCACCGAGACCGCCAAGGGCGCCTCGGACGCGGGTGAGCTGCTGCGCAACCGGATCATGGCGCAGGCCGAGTCGCAGCAGGTGCAGGTCGACGGCAAGTCGAAGGCCGCCGTGGAGGCCGCCGTCGCCAAGCAGGTCGACGACGCCGCCGCCAAGGCCGAGAGGGACGCCGCGAAGAAGGCCGCCGACGCGAAGAAGGCCGCGGAAGCCGCCGCCGCCAAGAAGGCCGAGGCCGCGAAGCTCGCCGCGCTGGCCAAGCAGTACACGCTGCCGGTCGGCTCGTACACGATCACCGGCACCTTCGGCCAGGCCGGTTCGATGTGGTCCTCCGGGTATCACACGGGCCTCGACTTCGCCGCGCCCACCGGCACGCTGATCAAGGCCATCCACAGCGGCACGGTCACCGAGGCGGGCTGGGCCGGGTCGTACGGGTACCGCACGATCCTCACCCTCGACGACGGCACCGAGCTGTGGTTCTGCCACCAGTCCTCGATCAACGTCAGCGTCGGGCAGAAGGTCTCCACCGGCGAGGTCATCGGCCGGGTGGGCGCGACCGGCAACGTGACCGGGCCGCACCTCCACCTGGAGGTGCACATCAACGGCGCCGCCACCGCGAGCGACCCGGCGCCCTGGCTGCGCAGCAAGGGCCTCAACCCCTAA
- a CDS encoding PP2C family protein-serine/threonine phosphatase, protein MEEEGPYARAGGRLPGDPVPDPGLGPVEGRRISYARTFVHRLPALLLIVGAFYDYFTPQDFTAAPFFTAAPLVAAPLYSRRGTVLTGLAAVVVVLAIHIRLGIVLHTDAITEAATVATVAVLAVLINLLVRRSSEQLASAREIAEAAQRAVLPEPAERIGGFEIAARYEAAQEGAFIGGDLYAVQDTPHGVRLVVGDVRGKGMGAVAAVAVVIGAFREAAEQEATLEAVAQRLERALAREGTRRDGLDAFEGFTTAVLAELPHGDGVVRIVDRGHPPPLLLQVDGTVSALEVQEPALPLGMGELGVWPDRAEEFAFPGGATLLVYTDGLSEARDSHGVFYDPGERLAGRTFRTPEALLGILAKEVRRYSGGWMTDDMAMIAVRHP, encoded by the coding sequence GTGGAGGAGGAGGGTCCGTATGCGCGAGCCGGCGGGCGCCTGCCAGGCGACCCCGTGCCCGACCCGGGCCTCGGCCCCGTCGAGGGACGCCGGATCTCCTACGCCCGCACCTTCGTCCATCGGCTGCCTGCGCTGCTGCTGATCGTCGGGGCGTTCTACGACTACTTCACCCCGCAGGACTTCACCGCGGCCCCCTTCTTCACCGCCGCCCCACTGGTCGCCGCCCCGCTGTACTCACGGCGCGGCACCGTGCTCACCGGCCTGGCCGCCGTCGTCGTGGTCCTCGCGATCCACATCAGGCTCGGCATCGTCCTGCACACCGACGCGATCACCGAGGCGGCCACCGTCGCGACGGTCGCCGTCCTCGCCGTCCTCATCAACCTCCTGGTCCGCCGCAGCAGCGAACAGCTCGCCTCCGCGCGCGAGATCGCCGAGGCCGCCCAGCGCGCCGTCCTGCCCGAACCGGCCGAGCGCATCGGCGGGTTCGAGATCGCGGCCCGCTACGAGGCGGCGCAGGAGGGCGCGTTCATCGGCGGCGACCTGTACGCGGTGCAGGACACCCCGCACGGTGTACGGCTGGTCGTCGGCGATGTGCGCGGCAAGGGCATGGGCGCGGTCGCCGCCGTCGCCGTGGTCATCGGGGCGTTCCGGGAGGCCGCCGAGCAGGAGGCGACCCTGGAGGCGGTCGCGCAGCGGCTGGAGCGGGCGCTGGCGCGCGAGGGCACCCGGCGCGACGGGCTCGACGCGTTCGAGGGGTTCACCACGGCCGTCCTCGCCGAACTCCCGCACGGCGACGGCGTCGTACGGATCGTCGACCGGGGCCACCCGCCGCCGCTGCTCCTGCAAGTGGACGGCACCGTAAGCGCGTTGGAGGTCCAGGAGCCCGCACTGCCTCTGGGAATGGGCGAGTTGGGGGTCTGGCCCGACCGCGCCGAGGAGTTCGCGTTCCCGGGCGGGGCCACTCTTCTCGTGTACACCGACGGGCTGTCCGAGGCGCGGGACTCCCACGGGGTCTTCTACGACCCCGGCGAGCGGCTGGCCGGCCGGACCTTCCGTACCCCCGAGGCGCTGCTCGGCATCCTCGCCAAGGAGGTGCGCCGGTACTCCGGAGGCTGGATGACGGACGACATGGCGATGATCGCCGTACGCCATCCATGA
- a CDS encoding alginate lyase family protein: protein MRAVAVLGASVAVGLLASCGSADTGTRTMARALPASAAFTHPGVLVSKGQLDAVRKNVAAGKQPWLKAYFGMRDSKYGSYKYTAKPVADVDCPWNGKAAHGCVEEREDAIAAYTQALLFSITGKQHHALKAREIMDDWSAKMKEHTSDDAGLQTAWAGSTWARAAEIVRYAPGAGWPADRVKRFGTMLRTAYEPEVTKDLPDYNGNWDLAMTDAAIGIAVFLDDHKAFDAAVKRFRDRVPAYFYLAKDGQVPLTPVGSKLTTPQKLTTYWFKQTTFKDGLAQETCRNFKHVGYSLAATAHIAETAWHQGVDLYDGVKDRLEAALEFHARYQLGEPAPAWLCGGKVDRNMGPDLEVAVNHLEGRLGVKVPAAHKLAESTRPAGSDDLFVSWETLTHAGNTAD from the coding sequence ATGAGGGCAGTCGCGGTGCTGGGCGCGTCCGTAGCCGTAGGACTACTCGCCTCGTGCGGGTCCGCGGACACCGGTACCCGGACCATGGCGAGGGCGCTGCCCGCGAGCGCCGCGTTCACGCACCCCGGGGTACTCGTCAGCAAGGGCCAGCTGGACGCCGTACGCAAGAACGTGGCCGCCGGCAAACAGCCCTGGCTGAAGGCGTACTTCGGGATGCGGGACAGCAAGTACGGGTCGTACAAGTACACGGCGAAGCCGGTCGCGGACGTCGACTGCCCCTGGAACGGCAAGGCCGCGCACGGCTGCGTCGAGGAGCGCGAGGACGCGATCGCGGCGTACACGCAGGCCCTGCTGTTCAGCATCACCGGCAAGCAGCATCACGCGCTCAAGGCCCGCGAGATCATGGACGACTGGTCGGCGAAGATGAAGGAGCACACCTCCGACGACGCGGGACTGCAGACCGCGTGGGCCGGTTCGACCTGGGCGCGGGCGGCGGAGATCGTGCGGTACGCGCCCGGCGCGGGCTGGCCGGCGGACCGGGTCAAGCGGTTCGGGACGATGCTGCGCACCGCCTACGAGCCCGAGGTCACCAAGGACCTGCCGGACTACAACGGCAACTGGGACCTCGCGATGACGGACGCGGCGATCGGCATCGCCGTCTTCCTCGACGACCACAAGGCCTTCGACGCGGCCGTCAAACGCTTCCGCGACCGCGTGCCCGCCTACTTCTACCTGGCCAAGGACGGTCAGGTCCCGCTCACCCCGGTGGGCTCCAAGCTCACCACCCCGCAGAAGCTGACGACGTACTGGTTCAAGCAGACGACGTTCAAGGACGGCCTCGCCCAGGAGACGTGCCGCAACTTCAAGCACGTCGGGTACTCGCTGGCGGCCACCGCGCACATCGCCGAGACCGCCTGGCACCAGGGCGTCGACCTCTACGACGGCGTCAAGGACCGGCTCGAGGCGGCGCTCGAGTTCCACGCCCGCTACCAGCTCGGCGAGCCCGCGCCCGCCTGGCTGTGCGGCGGCAAGGTCGACCGGAACATGGGCCCCGACCTGGAGGTCGCCGTCAACCACCTGGAGGGCCGGCTCGGCGTGAAGGTGCCCGCCGCGCACAAGCTCGCCGAGTCCACCCGCCCGGCCGGCAGCGACGACCTCTTCGTCTCCTGGGAGACCCTCACGCACGCCGGTAACACCGCCGACTGA